The following proteins are co-located in the Hemiscyllium ocellatum isolate sHemOce1 chromosome 27 unlocalized genomic scaffold, sHemOce1.pat.X.cur. SUPER_27_unloc_4, whole genome shotgun sequence genome:
- the LOC132808239 gene encoding probable G-protein coupled receptor 139, whose product MPIYIGAAKHRLSERFAENPRSVCEKDREVLVADNFNMSPCFLANISVSGLLKSSSKVQPNLATIVILFQTRCGLSRGITYYLLSIAVTDFIVIIGAVIINRIGSIYFRYSLLSTTPVCRISTVLVYISRDSSVWLTVAFTLDRFVAICCQSLKTRCCTEKIASVIIGIVCLLSCIKNTPFFFVYQPLYILDGKPWFCDLKSSFYTLPAWQCYQWMDHILTPFLPFLLILLFNALTVRHIIAASRARKRLRGSENSNDAELANRNKSIVLLFTISLSFLLLWATYVGRFLFVQFTGEGYFGGLDFNDPQFILQEMTNLLQLFSSCNNVFIYAVTQTKFRQELMKLLLSPYTFFKSFSKR is encoded by the exons ATGCCAA TCTATATTGGGGCAGCGAAGCATCGCCTGAGTGAGCGATTTGCAGAAAATCCACGTTCTGTCTGCGAAAAAGACCGGGAGGTTCTCGTTGCCGACAACTTCAATATGTCACCTTGcttcctggccaacatttctgtctcaggcttgctgaaAAGCTCCAGCAAAGTTCAGC CTAATTTGGCAACGATAGTGATCCTTTTCCAAACACGGTGCGGCCTGTCTCGTGGTATCACCTACTACTTACTGTCAATTGCAGTAACCgatttcattgtcatcattggCGCTGTCATAATCAATCGGATTGGTAGCATTTACTTTAGGTACAGCCTTCTATCAACTACCCCTGTGTGCAGAATCAGCACTGTTTTGGTCTATATCAGCCGGGATAGCTCCGTTTGGTTGACTGTTGCATTCACCCTCGACCGTTTTGTTGCCATCTGCTGCCAGAGCCTGAAGACCAGATGCTGCACTGAGAAAATTGCGTCAGTCATCATAGGAATTGTCTGTCTACTGAGCTGTATCAAGAACACCCCTTTCTTCTTTGTCTACCAGCCCTTATACATTCTGGACGGGAAGCCCTGGTTCTGTGACTTAAAGTCCAGTTTTTATACCTTGCCTGCCTGGCAGTGTTATCAATGGATGGACCACATTCTGACCCCCTTCCTCCCTTTTCTCCTTATTCTCCTGTTCAACGCCCTGACTGTTAGACACATCATAGCAGCCAGCAGAGCACGGAAAAGACTTCGAGGTTCTGAGAATTCCAATGATGCTGAGTTGGCCAACCGCAACAAGTCCATTGTATTGCTCTTCACAATTTCCCTCAGCTTTCTACTTCTCTGGGCCACCTACGTTGGACGATTCCTCTTCGTGCAGTTTACAGGAGAGGGTTATTTTGGCGGACTGGATTTTAATGATCCACAATTCATCCTTCAAGAAATGACCAACCTGCTTCAGTTATTCAGTTCTTGTAATAATGTATTCATCTATGCAGTAACCCAGACAAAGTTCCGACAGGAGCTTATGAAGCTGCTGCTCTCTCCTTACACGTTCTTCAAAAGTTTTAGTAAACGATGA